The Gemmatimonadaceae bacterium DNA segment GCGCACGCTGTGGGAAGAGATCTCAGGCGGCCGCGAACAGATCGTCGTCGGCAAGAAGGAACTCAACAGCCGCGCCTACGCCTCGAGCTTCAACTTCAAGGGCGCCGACCAGCAGAAGCTCGTCGCCAACCTCTCCGGCGGCGAACGCAATCGCCTGCACCTCGCCAAGACGGTGATGCAGGGCGGCAACCTGCTGCTGCTCGACGAACCGACCAACGACCTCGACGTCGATACGCTCCGCGCGCTCGAAGAGGCGTTGCTCGACTTCTCGGGCTGTGCGGTGATCATCTCGCACGACCGCTGGTTCCTCGACCGCGTGGCGACGCACATCCTGGCCTTCGAGGGTGACTCGGAGGTGGTGTGGTTCGAGGGCAACTACCAGGCCTACATCGAGGACCTGAAGCGCCGGAAGGGCGCGGATGCGGATCAGCCGCATCGGCTGAAGTACAAGCCGTTGGTGCGGTGAAGACGGAAGACTGAAGACGGAAGCTTGAAGGGCGCGCTGAGCTCACTCGGTGCGCCCTTCAAGCTTCCGTCGTCCGTCATCCGTCTTTACTCGTGCCCGTGCATCCCCGCCATACTCCCGTTCGCGATGCCGAGGTGGTGCGGGGCGTGGTGATCGCCGAGCGCCACCACGCCGATGAAGCCGAGCCCGCGGATGCGGGCGACGGCACGCGCGTCACTGGGGTTGGCTGCGAGGGCGGCGAAGCGGACGCCATCGGGAACCTCGGCCACTGACATCCGGATCGCGCCGGTAGCGTCGCCGGTCCGCGCGCGCGCCTGGGTCATCCGGCGGATCGCCTCAAGCGTACGACCGCTCCCCGTCACGGTGAACGCGGCGCCCCCAGCTACCGATTCGGCCCGCACGGTCGCGCGCATCGTCACCTCGTCCATATCGATGAGGTGCTGCCGCAGTGCCTCGATGTTCACCTTGGACCAATCCGTGCGGGGGTCGGCATCGAGCATCCGCACGATCTCGGCGATGGCCGTGAACGCGGACTGCCCGCCTTCCTTGGGCGGGTCGGCGGCGGGATGCTGCATCCCCGGGGTGTGAACGTGATCCTGCGCCTGCGCCGGGACGGCAAGCGCAACAACGGCGGTGAGACACATCACGAAACGGCGCATCGGTTTCTCCGTAAGTTTGCGGTGCCGCCCTTCCGCAGATGCGGCGGCCACCATCAATGTAGTTGTACCACCAACCACCATCACCACGTATGCGTCGCGCGCTCAGCACGTTCATCGCTTTTCTGCTCCTCGCCACCCCGTTGTCCGCGCAGGACCTCACGATCACCACTGACGTCCTCGACCGCTTCGTCACGGCGCACGACCGCGAGCGCGAGGAGATCGCCGCGCTGGATCCGCAGCTGCGCGAGGTGGACCAGAAGATCCGTCGCTTCCGCGAATGCCGCATTGCCTTCGAGGCGGCGGGCTCAGCGTCACGCAGTCGTCTTGGCGGATTGGCTGCCCGTGCCGGCATCCGCGCCCGCTGCGGCGCCAATGACGAACAAGAAATCGCGCGCGAGAAGGAGACGCTGCGCACGCAGGCCACGGCGCGCGCTGCGCAGGCCGGCAACTTCACGGTGCCGCAGTTCTCGCGGCTGCGCCTGCGGCTCGAGCGCATCTACGCCTACGGCGACCGGGTCGGCCTGTCCGACTCCGAGCTCGACGCCGTCAACGCGCGGCGCGAACGCTTCGGCAGCATCTACGGTGTGAACGCCGCGGCCGTCACGGCGGCCGTCGAAGGGCTCGGGCGCAGCACAAGCGGGATTCCCACCGCCGGGCAGTGGACTCCTGACTACACGTGGCTGTACGTCGCCCAGCTCTGGGGAATGATGTACGGCACTGGCGCGAACGTCTTCGACGAGGCCTACCAGCCCGGGCAGTGGACGCGATGGGAGCTGGTCGGCGGCGGCGCGGACGAGAAGATGCTCATCGAGCGCGCCTTCATCAGCCGGGCCGAGGACGGCAGCGAATGGTGGCGCTACAAGTCGGTCACGGCCGGCGACACGCTGGTCCTCGAGGGGCTCTTCAAGAGCGCCGGCGACGGACTGCAGGAGCTCGTGCGGATGCGCGGGCGGATGCCAGGCGAGCGCGAGGCCAGCGAGTTGATGGTGCCCGAGAATATGGCGACGCTGCAGGCCTGGGGGATGTTCCGCTCGCGCCCGACCAAGGAGAGCGTGGACGGCGCGACGGTCGGCACGGAGAACGTGAGCACCCCGGCCGGTAGCTTCTCTGCGCGCCGCGTGCGCTTCGGCGGCGCAGGAGCGCGGCAGGAATGGTGGCTGAGCGCGCAGGTACCGGGGGGCTGGGTGCAGTACGTCGTGCGCGCTGACGAGAAGGAAGACGGCTTCACGATGCGCTTGGCGGCGCACGGGACCGGCGCCCGCAGCGAACTCGGGTCGCGCTGAGTCGCTCGACATTCCCAGTGGCCCGGGCGAGATTCGCGTGATGAACAATCTCGCCCGGGCCTTCGCGCTGCTCGCCGTCGCCGCGGCCCCCGCCGCCCCCGCCGCAGCGCAAGACACCAAGCTGGTCGTTCTCGGCACGGGCACGCCCAACGCCGATCCCGAGCGCAGCGGTCCGGCGCTGGCCGTCGTGCGCGGCGAGCGCTCGTACTTGGTGGACGCCGGACCTGGCGTCGTACGGCGTGCCAACGCGGCCGCCGCACGACACGGCCTCACGGCACTCACTCCGCCGCAACTGCGCACGGTGTTCCTGACGCACCTGCACTCAGACCACACGCTGGGCCTGCCCGATGTGATCTTCAGCGGATGGACGCTCGAGCGCGACGTGCCGCTCGTGGTGTATGGTCCGCCCGGCACGAAGGCGATGGTGGACCACCTGCACGCGGCCTATGCCGCGGACATCCGCAATCGTCTGGATGGCGCCGAACCGGCCAACGCCGATGGCTGGAAGGTGACGGTGCACGAGATCGAGCCGGGCGTCGTGCTGGACGACGGCAACCTGCGGGTGACGGCCTTCGCCGTGCCGCACGGTGACTGGGAGGTCGCGTTCGGATATCGCTTCGATGCCCCCGACCGCTCGATCGTCATCTCGGGCGACACGCGCGCCAGCGATGCAGTCGTCGCCGCTTGCAACGGTTGCGACCTCCTCGCGCACGAGGTGTACTCGGCGGTGCAGTTCCGCACGCGGCCTCCGGAGTGGCAGCAGTATCACGCGCGGGCGCACACTTCCACTGACGAGCTGGCGGCCATCGCCCAGCGCGCGCGGCCGGCGGCGCTGCTGCTGTATCACCAGCTCTACTGGGGCACCGACGACGCCGGCCTCGTGGCCGAGCTGCGGAGTGCGGGTTGGCGCGGTGCGCTGGAATCCGCGCGCGACCTCGGCGTCTACTGAACGCGACGCGTCAGCGGACCACCCACACCCACGAGAGCACGAGCGTGTGGTTCCATTCGTGCACCTGGCGGGAGGTGATGCGGCTCCATTGGTGCAGGTAGCCGAGCTCCACGCGCTGGCGTGCGTCGATGGGGATGCCGACGCCGACCTGCGCACGATTCTGAAAGCGGCGCTTCAGCGCGTCGTCGTGCCCGATGGGCAAGAAGAATTCGTTCGCCACGAAGCCCAGCGCCGGCCCCGCCGACGTCGGCTGCCACGCGAGCGGACGCTGCGCCCTCGCGAAGTATCGGACGCGCTGCTGATACGTGAACGGGCTGAGGTCCCCGTCCGGCTGCACGACGCCACCCCAGCGCTGCTCGAGTCGCAGGCGCTGCACCACGCTGCCGCTGCCCACCGCCGAGCTCAGCACGAGCTGCTGCCAGGTGCGGTGCTCACGGATTGGCAGCGGGTTGGGCGATTCGCCGTACGGCGCTGTCGCGATGTACGCGTAGCCCCCGCCCGCACGCAGTCCGTCGCGCAGGGTCACCTGCACGCCCGGACGCAACAGCACCTGCTGCGGCTCGGCGCCAAGGTCCATCCGGCGCCAGTGGCCATCGAACCACAGCGCCGTGCGCGGCGCCACGGCGTGGTCCACGAAGGTGTTGAGCCAAGTGGCCGGCTGTTGCAGGGTGGTCCAATCATCCTGCGCGGCGAGTGGTGCGGCGCCGAGCGCCAGCACGATGATGAGTCGTCGCATCCCGAAGGATAACAAGGTGCGCAGGGCGCGACCTCCCGCTAACTTCGCGGCATCACAACTTTACTCGCTCACGACGCAGCCTTGATCTACTCGCGGTACGTCGCCCTCGGGGATTCGTCCACCGAAGGGCTGGAAGATCCCGGCACTGACGGACGGCACCGCGGCTGGGCGGACCGTCTGGCGCAGCACGTAGCCGATGCCCAGCGTGCGCCGCTGCAGTACGCCAACCTTGCGGTGCGCGGTCGCAAGACGCGGCACTTGGTGGAGGAGCAGCTCGCGCCGGCGCTGGCGATGCAACCTGACCTCGCCACGGTGTTCTCGGGCACCAACGACATCATCCGCTCCAACTTCTCGCTCGATTCGGTGATGGCCGACCTGCGCACGCTGCACACGGCGCTGCGCGGCGCTGGGGCGACGGTGCTGACGATCACGATGCCCGACCTCAGCGAAGTGGCGCCATTCGCGCGACGCGCGCGACCGCGGCTGCTCGCATTCAACGAGGCGGTGTGTGCGCTCTGCGCGGAGACGGGCGTGTTGCTCCTGGATGTGGCGCGCTTTCCGAGTGCCTGCGATCCGCGGCTCTGGCACGAGGACCGCCTGCACGCCAACGCCGAGGGGCATCGCCGCATCGCCGCGGGGCTCGCGCACACGCTCGGCCTGTCTGGCTTCGACGATTCTTGGGCTGCGGCGCTGCCGCCAGCGCCAGCGCCGAACGCGGCGGCGCGTGCGGCGGAAGACCTCCGCTGGGC contains these protein-coding regions:
- a CDS encoding MBL fold metallo-hydrolase, which produces MNNLARAFALLAVAAAPAAPAAAQDTKLVVLGTGTPNADPERSGPALAVVRGERSYLVDAGPGVVRRANAAAARHGLTALTPPQLRTVFLTHLHSDHTLGLPDVIFSGWTLERDVPLVVYGPPGTKAMVDHLHAAYAADIRNRLDGAEPANADGWKVTVHEIEPGVVLDDGNLRVTAFAVPHGDWEVAFGYRFDAPDRSIVISGDTRASDAVVAACNGCDLLAHEVYSAVQFRTRPPEWQQYHARAHTSTDELAAIAQRARPAALLLYHQLYWGTDDAGLVAELRSAGWRGALESARDLGVY
- a CDS encoding DUF2490 domain-containing protein, with translation MRRLIIVLALGAAPLAAQDDWTTLQQPATWLNTFVDHAVAPRTALWFDGHWRRMDLGAEPQQVLLRPGVQVTLRDGLRAGGGYAYIATAPYGESPNPLPIREHRTWQQLVLSSAVGSGSVVQRLRLEQRWGGVVQPDGDLSPFTYQQRVRYFARAQRPLAWQPTSAGPALGFVANEFFLPIGHDDALKRRFQNRAQVGVGIPIDARQRVELGYLHQWSRITSRQVHEWNHTLVLSWVWVVR
- a CDS encoding SGNH/GDSL hydrolase family protein; the protein is MIYSRYVALGDSSTEGLEDPGTDGRHRGWADRLAQHVADAQRAPLQYANLAVRGRKTRHLVEEQLAPALAMQPDLATVFSGTNDIIRSNFSLDSVMADLRTLHTALRGAGATVLTITMPDLSEVAPFARRARPRLLAFNEAVCALCAETGVLLLDVARFPSACDPRLWHEDRLHANAEGHRRIAAGLAHTLGLSGFDDSWAAALPPAPAPNAAARAAEDLRWASKYLFPWLLRRALGRSSGDGVEPKYPQLRPVLPG